One window of the Myxococcales bacterium genome contains the following:
- a CDS encoding type II toxin-antitoxin system VapB family antitoxin, translating into MLRCMRTNIVLDDELVKEALRYSHTKSKTALVKEALRTYVRVKAEERRRENYRERLRDLQQRLSQVRTRQSSADIIREDREGRE; encoded by the coding sequence ATACTTAGGTGTATGAGAACTAACATCGTCCTCGATGACGAGCTTGTAAAGGAGGCGCTTCGCTACAGCCACACCAAAAGTAAGACAGCCTTGGTCAAGGAAGCCTTGCGTACGTATGTTCGTGTTAAGGCAGAAGAACGGCGTCGCGAGAACTACCGAGAACGATTGCGCGACCTGCAGCAACGGCTTAGCCAGGTGCGAACTAGACAATCCTCGGCCGATATCATTCGCGAGGACCGCGAGGGTCGGGAGTGA
- a CDS encoding type II toxin-antitoxin system VapC family toxin codes for MRFVLDASVAAAWYLPECFSQTARRWQSRLLSGEVEFVVPTLHFWELANVFRTYVRRHELDDKDALEAYELHCAAPIETADPQRHSVLNVALEYGSTSYDAVYIALALEQDAQLLTAEKPSREWLKALKKRVISLA; via the coding sequence GTGAGATTCGTGCTTGATGCCAGTGTCGCAGCGGCATGGTATTTGCCAGAATGTTTTTCACAGACTGCACGACGGTGGCAGAGCCGCTTACTGAGTGGCGAGGTCGAGTTCGTCGTACCGACGCTCCATTTTTGGGAGTTAGCTAACGTGTTTAGAACCTATGTTCGTCGCCACGAGCTTGACGATAAAGATGCTCTTGAAGCATATGAATTACATTGCGCTGCACCTATCGAGACCGCCGATCCACAGCGACATTCTGTTCTGAATGTCGCTCTGGAGTACGGAAGCACCAGCTATGATGCCGTATACATAGCCCTCGCTCTAGAACAAGACGCTCAACTATTGACGGCGGAGAAGCCAAGTCGCGAATGGCTCAAAGCGCTCAAAAAGCGAGTTATTAGTTTAGCGTGA
- a CDS encoding hemerythrin domain-containing protein — protein sequence MTNAIELLKDQHDEVKDLFEQIESSSGQEKQSLFREIADNLAAHMTIEEEVFYPAAYAKQTKDLLTEAVEEHLGLKRLIRDLLTMQPGDPQFDAKVKVLKEQVEHHVEEEEEDLFEKVTKDMSAKELTTMGSRMEEMFDSEMNGYPSEQVPEQTARAASLK from the coding sequence ATGACAAACGCTATTGAACTCCTCAAAGACCAACATGACGAAGTCAAAGACCTGTTTGAGCAAATCGAGTCAAGCAGCGGGCAAGAGAAACAATCCTTGTTCCGAGAAATAGCCGACAACTTAGCGGCGCATATGACGATTGAGGAAGAGGTCTTCTATCCGGCTGCATACGCAAAGCAGACCAAGGATCTTCTTACTGAAGCGGTCGAGGAGCACTTGGGTCTCAAGAGGCTCATCCGCGACCTGCTCACCATGCAGCCTGGCGATCCGCAATTTGATGCCAAGGTAAAGGTGCTCAAGGAGCAAGTGGAGCATCATGTGGAAGAAGAAGAGGAAGATCTTTTCGAGAAAGTCACCAAGGATATGTCAGCCAAGGAACTCACGACCATGGGCTCCCGCATGGAAGAAATGTTCGATTCAGAAATGAATGGCTATCCCAGTGAACAAGTACCCGAGCAAACTGCGCGGGCCGCATCCCTGAAATAA
- a CDS encoding competence/damage-inducible protein A translates to MTAAVFTIGTEVIRGELLNTNAQWLADRLIGLGWDVSEHISVPDEQGCIIDTLVRLKKQCHIVVVTGGLGPTSDDLTASSVAKALGVPLVRDKSSLKAIETYLSVRHRPFLDIQKKQADVPRGARVLLNAVGTAPGFAIRWDNTEMYFLPGVPSEMKPMFEAHVAQAIQDRRVQPTYQIRLRTYGLPEAEIAHKLTAIEAEVPDTRIGYRAHFPETEVKVLARGQTVEEAKQSAKATADRVHGILGDIVYGEEGETYAGFVGKRLVLHGLTLAVAESCTGGLVGEMLTEVAGSSQYLLLDAVSYSNASKVSVLGVDPDVLQKHGAVSKEVAIRMAEGVRKVVDAHIGVSVTGIAGPSGGSSEKPVGTVWIGLAIRNGSSTAELHHLAGSRSRIRTLSAYLALARVIQACAMFEKNHVVLQR, encoded by the coding sequence ATGACGGCCGCTGTGTTTACGATCGGGACCGAGGTCATCCGCGGCGAGCTGCTGAACACCAACGCGCAATGGCTGGCCGACCGGCTCATCGGGTTAGGTTGGGACGTAAGTGAGCATATTTCGGTACCAGACGAGCAAGGTTGCATCATAGATACGCTGGTACGCTTGAAAAAGCAGTGCCATATCGTCGTAGTCACAGGGGGGCTCGGTCCCACGAGTGATGATTTGACCGCAAGCTCGGTGGCTAAAGCTCTCGGAGTCCCCTTGGTGCGGGACAAGTCATCCTTAAAGGCCATAGAGACTTATCTGAGTGTGCGCCATCGTCCGTTCCTCGATATTCAAAAGAAGCAGGCCGACGTCCCACGGGGTGCAAGAGTGCTTCTAAATGCTGTCGGCACGGCTCCTGGGTTTGCTATTCGCTGGGACAATACTGAGATGTACTTTCTGCCCGGTGTACCTTCTGAAATGAAACCGATGTTCGAGGCGCACGTCGCTCAGGCCATACAGGATCGACGCGTGCAGCCAACCTATCAAATTCGCTTGCGCACCTATGGATTGCCGGAAGCTGAAATAGCCCACAAACTGACTGCGATCGAGGCGGAAGTTCCTGATACCCGCATAGGGTATCGCGCGCATTTTCCTGAAACAGAAGTCAAGGTCTTGGCGCGCGGGCAAACCGTCGAGGAAGCCAAGCAGAGCGCGAAAGCGACGGCAGACCGGGTGCACGGTATTTTGGGGGATATCGTGTATGGTGAAGAGGGCGAGACCTATGCGGGCTTTGTGGGGAAGCGGCTGGTCCTGCATGGATTGACCTTGGCCGTGGCGGAGTCCTGCACCGGGGGCCTAGTCGGCGAGATGCTCACAGAGGTGGCCGGCAGCTCTCAATACTTGTTGCTGGACGCGGTGAGTTATTCCAACGCGTCCAAGGTTAGCGTGTTAGGTGTTGATCCCGATGTCCTTCAGAAGCATGGCGCAGTCAGCAAAGAGGTGGCCATCCGCATGGCGGAAGGAGTCCGTAAAGTGGTGGATGCCCACATCGGAGTCTCTGTGACGGGTATTGCGGGTCCTTCAGGAGGAAGCTCAGAAAAACCGGTAGGCACAGTGTGGATCGGACTTGCCATCAGGAACGGATCCAGCACGGCTGAACTTCACCACCTTGCGGGGTCGCGCAGCCGAATTCGGACGCTGAGCGCCTATTTGGCCCTGGCGCGCGTAATACAGGCCTGCGCGATGTTCGAAAAAAACCATGTAGTTTTGCAACGTTAG
- the recA gene encoding recombinase RecA has translation MTSTDNRDKALELALGTIEKQYGKGAIMRLGDGAAVASVPVVSTGSISLDLALGVGGYPRGRIIEIYGPESSGKTTLTLHAIAECQRAGGVAAFIDAEHALDISYAKKLGVNAEALLVSQPDYGEQALEIADLLVRSGAVDLIVVDSVAALVPKAEIEGEMGDTHVGLQARLMSQALRKLTATVHKSNTILFFTNQIRMKIGVMFGSPETTSGGNALKFYASVRLDVRRVGTIKTGEQAVGNRTRVKVVKNKMAPPFQNCEFDILFGRGISRSGDILDLAVEANIVEKSGAWYSYQGERIGQGRDNARSYLEERVPMLSAIENQLLENKGLFRQPEASADAAEPKAGAAPVPSNGSRPKATRARA, from the coding sequence ATGACAAGCACTGATAACCGCGACAAGGCCCTTGAGCTTGCGCTGGGCACCATCGAAAAACAATACGGCAAAGGCGCCATCATGCGGCTTGGCGATGGAGCGGCGGTGGCATCTGTGCCTGTAGTCTCCACCGGTTCGATATCCTTGGACCTCGCATTGGGTGTCGGCGGCTATCCTCGCGGACGTATCATTGAAATCTATGGCCCCGAATCCAGCGGCAAAACCACGCTCACCTTACACGCAATCGCCGAGTGTCAGCGCGCAGGCGGCGTTGCCGCCTTTATCGATGCGGAACACGCCCTCGATATCTCGTACGCAAAAAAACTCGGCGTCAATGCAGAGGCGTTGCTTGTAAGTCAGCCCGATTACGGCGAGCAAGCGCTCGAGATTGCCGATCTATTGGTGCGTTCCGGCGCGGTCGACCTGATCGTCGTGGACTCGGTGGCGGCCTTGGTGCCCAAAGCCGAAATAGAAGGCGAAATGGGCGATACTCATGTGGGCCTCCAAGCGCGCCTGATGAGTCAGGCTTTGCGCAAGCTTACGGCAACTGTGCACAAGTCCAATACCATCCTCTTTTTCACCAACCAGATTCGCATGAAGATCGGTGTGATGTTTGGATCCCCAGAGACCACCTCTGGTGGAAACGCGCTGAAGTTTTACGCGTCGGTACGGTTGGATGTCCGCCGTGTGGGGACAATCAAAACGGGGGAACAGGCGGTTGGAAATCGTACGCGGGTCAAGGTCGTAAAGAATAAAATGGCACCGCCGTTTCAGAACTGCGAGTTCGACATTTTGTTTGGGCGAGGCATCAGCCGCAGTGGGGACATACTTGATCTAGCGGTCGAAGCGAACATCGTTGAGAAATCGGGCGCCTGGTACAGCTATCAGGGAGAGCGCATTGGTCAAGGACGAGACAACGCCCGGAGTTATCTGGAGGAGCGTGTGCCCATGCTGAGTGCAATTGAGAACCAGCTGCTAGAAAACAAGGGGTTGTTCCGGCAGCCCGAGGCTTCGGCCGATGCAGCGGAACCCAAAGCTGGCGCGGCCCCCGTCCCCTCTAACGGATCGCGTCCCAAGGCGACTCGCGCCCGCGCCTGA
- a CDS encoding CarD family transcriptional regulator — MGTAAVSSFKVGDNAVHPAHGVGEVTSIEMREIAGHKKAFYIMKIYENGMKIMVPTDGAQRAGLRAVISKRDASKVLEVLKSDEIAVDAQPWNRRHREYMEMLTSGSPFQVAKVLRDILRIKCGKELSFGERRILDQAKGLLVRELALARKCTEAKIELDITRIFEA, encoded by the coding sequence ATGGGCACAGCAGCAGTATCGAGTTTTAAGGTCGGCGACAACGCAGTGCACCCCGCTCATGGGGTTGGCGAGGTTACAAGCATCGAGATGCGAGAGATCGCTGGGCACAAAAAGGCCTTCTATATTATGAAGATTTACGAAAACGGCATGAAGATCATGGTTCCCACCGACGGGGCTCAACGTGCCGGCCTTCGAGCGGTCATTTCAAAGCGAGATGCCAGCAAAGTGCTTGAGGTATTGAAGTCAGATGAAATCGCGGTAGATGCCCAACCGTGGAACAGACGGCATCGCGAGTATATGGAGATGCTGACCAGTGGTTCCCCATTTCAGGTGGCTAAGGTTTTGCGAGACATCCTGCGTATCAAGTGCGGCAAGGAACTCTCGTTTGGTGAGCGGCGCATCTTGGACCAGGCCAAGGGCCTGTTGGTGCGCGAGCTTGCTCTGGCGCGTAAGTGCACCGAAGCCAAAATAGAGTTGGATATTACACGCATTTTTGAGGCGTGA
- a CDS encoding ABC transporter ATP-binding protein: MCLSGASYHFADFELEAIEAELRVGEILGVLGPNGSGKSTLVGLASGALLPMQGVVRINGRDTKEAERRWIAQQIAVVTAREELAFGFSVAEVVSMGRAPHLGLLGIERESDVLQIERVLYECDLWPLRERVVSSLSAGEQKRVSIARALAQQTPALVLDEPAAFLDIHHQIALLDLLSRRVKRDKLSALIVLHDLNLAAQYCDRVLLLRDGKQIALGSIENVMTYRQIRDAFDVEVYVGENELNHTRYFVPVRSGVRSD; the protein is encoded by the coding sequence ATCTGCTTATCCGGCGCAAGCTATCACTTCGCTGACTTTGAGCTCGAGGCCATCGAGGCGGAGCTTAGAGTTGGGGAGATACTCGGCGTACTTGGTCCGAACGGCTCAGGAAAAAGCACACTCGTGGGTTTGGCCTCAGGCGCGCTCTTACCCATGCAGGGGGTTGTGCGCATCAATGGCCGAGATACCAAAGAGGCTGAACGACGTTGGATCGCGCAACAGATCGCTGTCGTCACTGCGCGAGAGGAACTCGCTTTTGGGTTTTCTGTCGCTGAAGTGGTGAGCATGGGACGGGCGCCGCATCTGGGGCTTCTTGGCATCGAGCGAGAGTCGGATGTCCTTCAGATTGAGCGCGTTCTGTATGAGTGCGATCTCTGGCCCTTGCGCGAGCGCGTGGTCTCATCACTGAGCGCAGGCGAGCAGAAACGGGTGTCGATTGCCCGTGCCCTTGCGCAACAGACGCCCGCTCTCGTTCTCGATGAGCCCGCTGCCTTTTTGGATATTCACCATCAGATCGCGCTTTTGGATTTGCTTTCTAGAAGGGTGAAACGAGACAAACTCTCGGCGCTCATCGTGCTTCACGATCTAAATTTAGCGGCTCAGTATTGCGATCGCGTCCTGCTTCTGCGAGACGGAAAACAAATCGCGCTTGGGAGCATAGAGAACGTCATGACGTATCGCCAGATTCGTGATGCTTTTGACGTAGAGGTCTATGTTGGAGAAAACGAACTAAACCACACACGCTACTTCGTCCCGGTAAGGAGCGGTGTGCGATCTGATTAG
- a CDS encoding helix-turn-helix transcriptional regulator encodes MKPQRLLLVTNRRQVELAWHSFHLSQNIELHIGDLSRAHDTFGEFDAVLLDVDSPFFDDSDELLAAVGKARALGVLVAILLENPERLRADTDLYVELCEGLIFLHTAGIDVICASVLRRLDPLRSLRFEYLTVDPAGDQLVAIFGNGQTRLLERPLTPSDDGSPVTDIELTEDATCALISLNNRRQIQLRAQDLNLSAKSAPAAGLAAHVAHGEPDEHLGVRFRQLRLERGLTQAEVSKRSGIHRPNIARVERGRHVPSLETLRRLADAIGVTPSELLSS; translated from the coding sequence ATGAAACCTCAACGTCTGCTCCTTGTCACAAACAGGCGGCAAGTGGAACTGGCTTGGCACAGTTTTCATCTAAGCCAGAACATCGAACTTCACATAGGCGACCTTTCTCGCGCGCATGACACGTTTGGCGAGTTTGATGCGGTGCTCCTCGATGTCGACAGCCCATTTTTCGACGACAGCGACGAGCTCCTCGCCGCCGTAGGCAAGGCGCGTGCTTTGGGCGTGCTTGTCGCAATCCTCCTCGAGAACCCCGAGCGCCTCCGGGCCGATACCGACCTCTACGTTGAGCTCTGTGAAGGCCTCATATTTCTTCACACCGCGGGAATCGATGTGATTTGCGCCTCAGTATTAAGGCGCCTTGATCCGTTGCGGTCACTACGATTTGAGTACCTGACCGTGGATCCTGCTGGCGACCAACTTGTGGCCATCTTTGGCAATGGGCAGACACGCCTGCTTGAACGCCCTCTCACCCCGAGTGATGACGGAAGCCCCGTCACGGACATCGAGCTCACCGAGGATGCGACCTGTGCTCTGATTTCGCTTAACAACCGTCGACAGATTCAGCTTCGCGCCCAGGATCTTAACCTCTCCGCGAAATCCGCCCCGGCGGCGGGATTGGCAGCCCATGTGGCTCACGGCGAGCCAGACGAGCATTTGGGAGTTAGGTTTCGGCAGCTACGTCTCGAACGCGGGCTCACTCAAGCTGAGGTATCTAAGCGCAGCGGTATCCATCGCCCTAATATTGCGCGCGTCGAAAGAGGACGTCATGTACCGTCATTGGAGACGTTACGCCGCTTGGCTGATGCCATTGGCGTCACACCCTCAGAGCTTCTTTCAAGCTAA
- a CDS encoding DUF1624 domain-containing protein encodes MKSHRKDYIDVLRGMAVGSMLIWHTASSWVVPAAHTGLAWSLLRSIGGMGAPLFLLLAGVSIALKPNRFISPGIDMGLVHRGLQIMLLGYLLRLQMWLIDSSALFHPVGWQCYVPLLLGFAAAWQTLAQWRALHQQRISLIQSARLLGWASLALLSLWVGYARVAQLFPARWNGLLRVDVLQIIGVSLVLVAVLITYVRRPMVWIALAVMVTLLAWPLAHVLPGPFPAPLAAYFARWPLHGERQMAMFPLFPWFAYLLVGLTAGRWIQSKSTSSALLWLAPLGLLGAYLTGETRMLAHDLMTGVLALTHTLRVSYRVFVATALTAGAYGASRWARALAMPLRMYGQTSLLIYWVHLEFAFGKAARLFRPCESLGEWAVKLAALALLMLGVSYARLKYISSRLYSPATSR; translated from the coding sequence GTGAAGAGTCACCGAAAAGATTACATTGATGTGCTTCGCGGCATGGCGGTGGGTTCTATGCTCATATGGCATACGGCCTCAAGCTGGGTGGTGCCTGCCGCTCACACCGGTCTCGCATGGTCGCTTTTGCGCAGCATCGGCGGCATGGGTGCCCCCTTGTTCTTGCTGCTTGCAGGGGTATCGATCGCACTCAAGCCGAACCGCTTCATTTCTCCTGGCATCGATATGGGCCTGGTTCACCGCGGGCTACAAATCATGCTGCTCGGCTACCTCCTTCGCCTTCAGATGTGGCTCATCGACTCAAGCGCCCTTTTCCATCCTGTCGGATGGCAATGTTACGTGCCGCTCCTCTTAGGATTCGCCGCTGCATGGCAGACCCTCGCCCAATGGCGCGCGCTCCACCAACAGCGCATCTCCTTGATACAATCTGCTCGGCTCTTGGGATGGGCTAGCCTGGCTCTGCTGAGCCTTTGGGTAGGCTACGCCCGTGTGGCCCAGCTTTTTCCCGCCCGCTGGAACGGCTTATTGCGCGTGGATGTGCTCCAAATCATTGGCGTGTCCTTGGTACTCGTGGCGGTGCTCATCACATATGTGCGCCGCCCGATGGTTTGGATCGCACTGGCAGTTATGGTCACGCTCTTGGCATGGCCGCTGGCGCATGTATTACCTGGACCATTTCCCGCTCCATTGGCTGCATATTTTGCGCGCTGGCCCTTGCATGGCGAGCGGCAGATGGCGATGTTTCCCCTTTTTCCGTGGTTCGCATACTTGTTGGTGGGCTTGACCGCTGGCCGGTGGATACAGAGCAAGTCAACATCGTCGGCCCTCCTATGGCTTGCACCGTTGGGCCTGCTGGGTGCCTACCTAACGGGAGAGACCCGGATGTTGGCGCATGACTTGATGACCGGCGTTTTAGCGCTCACACACACGCTGCGCGTGAGTTACAGGGTGTTCGTCGCAACCGCGCTTACTGCAGGTGCATATGGCGCGAGCCGCTGGGCTCGAGCTCTCGCCATGCCGCTGCGCATGTATGGCCAAACTTCGCTGCTCATATATTGGGTGCATCTGGAGTTTGCTTTCGGAAAGGCCGCTCGTCTTTTTCGGCCATGTGAATCGCTGGGCGAGTGGGCCGTCAAACTTGCGGCCCTTGCCCTGCTCATGCTTGGGGTCTCTTACGCCAGACTGAAATACATCTCGAGTCGGCTGTACTCCCCCGCTACAAGTCGCTAG